A genome region from Hydrogenoanaerobacterium saccharovorans includes the following:
- a CDS encoding 4Fe-4S double cluster binding domain-containing protein, whose product MSLQKELKQYLLEQGVSDVGFGHAADEPCDFMGGCGYFVSLVVKLSDAIVEEITTEPTHTYFNHYRSVNAFLDQMLLKTGLFLDHAGYRYITVAASQSINKDGWNYDGRYSHKKAACLAGLGTIGKSSLFLHRQYGARVRLGTIFTDCVFETEQAEPVSLCGACRLCVDACPSGAILGGEWHVGTERKEIFNPEKCSRHMKDKYKHIGRGAVCGICMKVCPRAKNNRERVL is encoded by the coding sequence ATGAGCTTACAAAAGGAGTTAAAACAATATTTACTGGAACAGGGAGTATCCGATGTGGGCTTTGGGCATGCTGCCGATGAGCCTTGTGATTTTATGGGCGGGTGCGGGTATTTTGTTAGCCTGGTGGTAAAGCTTTCGGATGCGATTGTGGAGGAAATTACCACAGAGCCCACCCACACCTACTTTAACCATTACCGCAGCGTCAATGCTTTTCTTGACCAAATGCTTTTAAAAACAGGGTTGTTTCTTGACCATGCGGGATATCGCTACATCACGGTTGCCGCTTCACAATCCATCAATAAAGACGGGTGGAACTACGATGGACGATACTCTCATAAAAAAGCGGCATGTTTGGCGGGGCTTGGCACCATCGGTAAAAGCTCGTTGTTTTTACACAGGCAGTACGGTGCGCGTGTCCGCTTGGGCACCATCTTTACCGATTGTGTGTTTGAAACAGAGCAGGCTGAACCGGTGTCGTTGTGTGGCGCATGCAGGTTGTGTGTGGATGCGTGCCCTTCGGGCGCAATACTCGGCGGAGAATGGCACGTGGGTACCGAGCGCAAAGAGATTTTTAACCCCGAAAAATGCAGCCGGCACATGAAGGATAAGTACAAGCACATTGGGCGCGGTGCGGTGTGCGGCATTTGTATGAAGGTTTGCCCACGGGCGAAGAACAACCGTGAGCGGGTATTATAG
- a CDS encoding SpoIIE family protein phosphatase, which produces MDLFIDAAYESLNHYGEELCGDKVEFIRNDHGFIVVLADGLGSGVKANILSTLTSKIIATMLGSGARLKDAVETIASTLPVCSERGIAYSTFTIINISNNGHVRIAEFDNPSLVYFKGDTMTHISRTEQEIGGKIVYISDFYANIGDTLITFSDGVVHAGVGALLDLGWQYDNIVKYIEENFTPDMAPIVVCRKLLSAVNTLYMGKPGDDSTVCTLRFKPSRPAYVMVGPPMNPELDKVVVDKLMFSGGLKVVCGGTTSQIVSRVTGRELEVMLDYENPAIPPTAHIPGIDLVTEGVLTLGKCLDIIKNMNEADSESWDMYSLNKKDGASELTKLLLQDSTEVHFLVGRALNPAHQNPGMPVSLGLKLNLIKELAAELEKTGKKTVVEYF; this is translated from the coding sequence ATGGATTTATTTATAGACGCTGCTTATGAAAGTTTAAACCATTACGGCGAAGAACTATGCGGCGATAAGGTGGAGTTTATACGCAACGACCATGGTTTTATCGTTGTGCTGGCAGACGGGTTGGGCAGCGGCGTAAAAGCAAATATTTTGTCTACCCTTACCAGCAAGATTATTGCCACCATGCTGGGCAGCGGTGCCCGTTTAAAAGATGCAGTAGAAACCATTGCCAGTACCTTGCCTGTATGCAGCGAGCGCGGCATTGCATACTCCACTTTTACTATCATTAACATCAGCAATAACGGACATGTTCGTATTGCAGAGTTCGATAACCCCAGCCTGGTTTATTTTAAGGGAGATACAATGACTCATATCAGCCGTACCGAGCAAGAAATCGGCGGCAAAATTGTATACATCAGCGATTTTTATGCCAATATCGGCGATACGCTGATTACCTTTTCGGACGGTGTCGTGCATGCGGGAGTAGGCGCACTGCTCGATCTCGGCTGGCAGTACGATAATATCGTAAAATACATTGAAGAAAATTTCACCCCCGATATGGCTCCCATCGTTGTATGCCGCAAGCTGCTCAGCGCGGTAAACACACTGTACATGGGCAAACCGGGCGACGACTCTACTGTATGCACCCTTCGCTTTAAACCAAGCCGCCCTGCTTATGTAATGGTAGGGCCCCCAATGAACCCCGAATTGGATAAAGTGGTTGTTGACAAGCTGATGTTTTCGGGCGGTTTAAAGGTAGTATGCGGTGGTACCACCTCTCAAATCGTCAGCCGTGTAACAGGCAGAGAACTGGAGGTGATGCTGGACTACGAAAACCCCGCTATTCCCCCCACTGCGCACATTCCCGGCATCGACCTTGTTACCGAAGGGGTGCTTACACTCGGTAAATGTCTGGACATCATTAAAAATATGAACGAAGCGGACAGCGAAAGTTGGGATATGTACTCGCTTAACAAAAAAGACGGTGCATCTGAACTGACAAAGCTGCTGCTGCAAGACAGCACCGAGGTGCACTTTTTGGTGGGGCGTGCGCTCAACCCCGCACACCAAAACCCCGGAATGCCTGTTTCGCTCGGGTTAAAGCTCAACCTCATCAAAGAGCTTGCCGCAGAGCTTGAAAAAACAGGCAAAAAAACCGTAGTGGAGTATTTTTAA
- a CDS encoding ABC transporter permease: MKTSTTSHNKKWIQILVIALWLLLWQGAYYAVGEDLLLVSPFSALRRVIELAVSGAFWHIVFGSVARILLGFFLGLLLGTVIAAATARSQALYAFFSLPMSIIKATPVASFVILALVWIRGANLSVFIAFLMVLPLIWSNVHEGIMQIDEKLLEMATVYRLPRSAILKNITVPSVLPYFLSAAKVGLGFSWKAGIAGEVIAIPAAAIGTQLYNAKVYLETTDLFAWTAVIILLSVLLEKLMIHGINTLAKRLNRLAEQEVRK, encoded by the coding sequence ATGAAAACTTCTACTACATCGCACAATAAAAAGTGGATTCAAATACTAGTAATCGCCCTTTGGTTGTTGCTGTGGCAGGGCGCGTATTACGCTGTGGGGGAAGATCTTTTGCTGGTCTCCCCCTTTTCTGCGTTGCGCAGAGTGATTGAACTTGCCGTAAGCGGTGCGTTTTGGCATATTGTTTTTGGCAGTGTGGCAAGGATTCTGCTCGGGTTTTTCTTAGGGTTGCTGCTCGGCACGGTTATTGCCGCGGCAACTGCCCGCTCGCAGGCTTTGTATGCATTCTTTTCGCTGCCGATGAGCATAATCAAAGCAACCCCCGTTGCCTCGTTTGTAATACTTGCTTTGGTGTGGATTCGCGGTGCTAATCTGTCGGTGTTCATCGCATTTTTAATGGTGCTACCGCTGATTTGGTCGAATGTTCATGAGGGCATTATGCAAATCGATGAAAAACTGCTTGAGATGGCAACTGTGTACCGCTTGCCTCGTTCGGCGATACTGAAAAACATCACCGTCCCGTCTGTACTGCCGTATTTTCTGTCTGCCGCAAAGGTTGGTTTAGGTTTTTCGTGGAAGGCGGGGATTGCAGGCGAAGTAATTGCCATCCCCGCTGCAGCGATCGGCACACAGCTGTACAATGCCAAAGTATACCTTGAAACGACCGACCTGTTTGCCTGGACGGCTGTCATTATTCTGCTTTCTGTCCTGCTTGAAAAACTGATGATACACGGCATCAACACACTGGCAAAACGTCTCAACCGCCTTGCAGAACAGGAGGTGCGCAAATGA
- a CDS encoding MqnA/MqnD/SBP family protein yields MKKILAIAIALVLVLSITACGQKSSSSEASSVPPSQPAPSSEPASAEKIDVKIAALKGPTAMGMVKLMDDTANGKTANNYVFTLAGAPDELVGSIIKGEYDIAAVPTNLSATLYNKTQGKVKLAALNTMGVLYVVENGNTIQSIADLKGKTIYSTGKGATPEFALNYVLEKNGLKVGTDVTVEYKTEHTELANMLAAGQAEIALLPQPFVTSVLMQNEKVRIALDLTKEWDTATKGESGLTMGCIVVQQKFMDEHPDALKAFLEEYKTSAAFITDSANLDAAAELVVKQNIIPKLPMAKKAIPQCSIVYVEGDEMKKIASGFLKVLFDANPQSVGGKLPDENFYYIAQ; encoded by the coding sequence ATGAAAAAAATTTTAGCCATTGCAATTGCTCTGGTGTTGGTTCTATCAATTACCGCCTGCGGGCAGAAATCATCGAGCTCAGAGGCGTCCTCTGTACCTCCGTCTCAGCCTGCACCGTCTTCCGAACCGGCATCGGCTGAAAAAATTGATGTGAAAATAGCAGCACTCAAAGGCCCAACCGCAATGGGCATGGTAAAATTGATGGACGACACAGCGAATGGTAAAACCGCAAACAATTACGTGTTCACCCTTGCGGGTGCACCCGATGAACTCGTGGGCAGCATTATCAAAGGGGAATACGACATCGCTGCTGTACCAACCAACCTTTCCGCCACCTTGTATAATAAAACGCAAGGCAAGGTAAAGTTGGCTGCACTAAACACCATGGGCGTGCTGTACGTGGTTGAAAACGGAAATACTATCCAGTCTATTGCTGACCTCAAAGGCAAAACCATTTATTCAACGGGCAAAGGGGCAACCCCTGAGTTTGCTCTGAATTATGTGCTTGAGAAAAACGGGCTGAAGGTTGGCACCGACGTAACCGTAGAATACAAAACCGAGCACACCGAGCTTGCAAATATGCTTGCCGCAGGTCAGGCAGAAATTGCTCTTTTGCCCCAGCCTTTTGTCACCAGCGTTTTGATGCAGAATGAAAAAGTGCGCATCGCACTTGACCTTACCAAAGAGTGGGATACCGCAACCAAAGGTGAAAGCGGGCTCACCATGGGTTGCATTGTAGTTCAGCAAAAATTTATGGATGAACACCCGGACGCGCTAAAAGCATTTCTCGAAGAATATAAAACCTCAGCCGCTTTTATCACCGACAGTGCAAACCTTGATGCCGCCGCAGAACTGGTTGTTAAGCAAAATATTATCCCAAAATTGCCAATGGCAAAAAAGGCTATTCCGCAGTGCAGCATTGTTTATGTGGAAGGCGATGAGATGAAAAAAATTGCAAGCGGTTTTTTAAAGGTACTCTTTGACGCCAACCCTCAATCGGTAGGAGGAAAATTGCCCGATGAAAACTTCTACTACATCGCACAATAA
- a CDS encoding (2Fe-2S) ferredoxin domain-containing protein has protein sequence MVEVSVCVGSSCHMRGSYQVIKTFTELIKRNHLEETVKLKAAFCMGHCLNGIAITVAGEPVDNVGFANAEQVFYEKIYPLVKTSEEYNK, from the coding sequence ATGGTTGAAGTAAGTGTATGCGTAGGCAGCTCGTGCCATATGCGCGGCTCATATCAGGTAATTAAAACTTTTACCGAACTTATCAAACGCAATCATCTTGAAGAAACTGTCAAACTGAAAGCTGCGTTTTGCATGGGGCACTGCCTAAACGGCATTGCCATTACAGTGGCAGGTGAACCTGTGGATAATGTAGGATTTGCCAATGCAGAACAGGTATTTTACGAAAAAATATACCCCTTGGTAAAAACCTCGGAGGAATACAATAAGTGA
- a CDS encoding Gfo/Idh/MocA family protein yields MKLATVGTSWITERFLKAAVVTQGLEPYGVFSRNIDKAKAFGAPYGASVFYNDYQQLLDDPNVEIVYIGAPNSLHFSYMDRAIDAGKAVICEKPFVSTMKEFQQIKRKVVEKRAFVFEAITTLSMPNYTSIKENLQKIAPVHIAKVDFSQFSSRYPQLQAGERTNIFDPAFSGGALYDLGVYGVHLAVGLFGAPQDVVCFCNNKQYGVDISGMLLLKYPDKVCNITFSKDTHSTTITEFQGEKGYLTVRGSTGRCDCIGLALVGEDEQDISLEQSDNPMEYEAAAFVKAIQNDDWNYVMQALNQSETVMDILCKARKSAGIVFEADKA; encoded by the coding sequence ATGAAACTAGCAACAGTTGGGACGAGCTGGATTACCGAACGTTTTTTAAAAGCGGCGGTTGTCACGCAGGGGTTAGAGCCATACGGTGTATTTTCGCGCAACATAGATAAGGCAAAGGCATTTGGTGCGCCATACGGTGCCTCTGTTTTTTATAATGATTATCAGCAGCTTTTGGATGACCCAAACGTTGAGATTGTATACATCGGTGCGCCCAATTCACTGCACTTTAGCTATATGGACCGTGCAATTGATGCAGGGAAAGCTGTGATTTGCGAAAAGCCGTTTGTTTCTACCATGAAAGAGTTTCAACAAATTAAGCGCAAGGTTGTGGAAAAACGCGCGTTTGTTTTTGAAGCAATTACTACCCTTTCTATGCCCAATTACACTAGCATAAAAGAGAATCTTCAAAAAATAGCACCTGTACACATAGCAAAAGTGGATTTCAGCCAATTTTCGTCACGTTACCCACAGTTGCAGGCGGGGGAGCGCACCAATATTTTTGACCCTGCCTTTTCTGGCGGGGCATTGTATGACCTTGGCGTGTACGGCGTTCACCTTGCGGTGGGGCTGTTCGGAGCACCTCAGGACGTAGTTTGTTTTTGCAATAATAAACAGTACGGCGTAGATATTTCGGGCATGCTGTTGCTAAAGTACCCCGATAAAGTGTGCAACATCACCTTTAGCAAGGATACACACTCCACAACAATCACCGAATTTCAGGGAGAAAAAGGTTACCTTACCGTACGCGGTTCTACAGGGCGCTGCGATTGTATCGGGCTTGCGCTTGTGGGTGAAGATGAACAGGATATCTCGCTTGAGCAAAGCGACAACCCCATGGAATATGAGGCGGCGGCATTTGTAAAGGCGATACAAAACGATGATTGGAACTATGTAATGCAGGCGCTCAACCAAAGCGAAACGGTGATGGATATTTTATGTAAGGCGCGCAAAAGTGCGGGCATTGTTTTTGAGGCTGACAAAGCCTAA
- a CDS encoding [Fe-Fe] hydrogenase large subunit C-terminal domain-containing protein, protein MSVIELNPTNCQNCYKCIRECPIKAIAFKDGRAKIIDKECILCGICVQCCPQNAKYIRNDVDAVKALIESGKPVYASIAPSWQGWYDTDEFGAISDALKKLGFAGVEETAIGAAETSREYAELMKTGSMKNIIGTACSSVVMLIERKYPELIKALSPVSSPMMAHARLMRETYGDIKVVFVGPCLSKKDEAADPLAGGLVNQALTFSSLDRWLREENITLGTIDQDALGVKNRKSRLYPKPRGILATIPSEQFGKYRPMAVDGIFRCIELFDAMKNGELENVFVEANICAGSCLGGPIMRMGGKRSMLLEERITDRPLSHDDICAPTAATQFPHPRVFANRADKAPIPSEEDIKKILARIGKYTPEQELNCGSCGYPNCRAKAIAVYQGKADINMCLPFFRERAENMSNMVMEHSPNAIIAFDHELLVQELNPNAEEMFRVSRAEIMNMPIPEFYGETAFDEAKKTGKAVSKKARLFSNNHSVEETYIYIREHNMYLAFVKDISDEEKRQNELAQLRAHTIDTAQQVIDKQMRVAQEIASLLGETTAETKVALTNLKRSMSGEAGNTPR, encoded by the coding sequence ATGAGCGTCATCGAACTGAACCCCACGAACTGCCAAAATTGCTATAAATGCATCCGAGAGTGCCCCATCAAGGCAATTGCTTTTAAAGACGGACGCGCCAAAATAATAGATAAAGAGTGTATTTTGTGCGGTATTTGTGTACAGTGCTGCCCGCAAAATGCAAAATATATCCGCAACGACGTAGATGCTGTGAAAGCGTTGATTGAATCGGGCAAGCCGGTATACGCTTCGATTGCGCCTTCGTGGCAAGGCTGGTACGATACCGATGAGTTCGGTGCCATCAGCGATGCACTGAAAAAGCTGGGGTTTGCGGGTGTGGAAGAAACCGCAATTGGTGCAGCCGAAACATCGCGCGAATACGCTGAACTGATGAAAACAGGCTCGATGAAAAACATCATTGGTACGGCATGCTCTTCTGTGGTGATGCTGATTGAACGCAAATATCCGGAGCTGATTAAGGCGCTGTCACCTGTCTCTTCGCCTATGATGGCACATGCCCGCTTGATGCGCGAAACCTACGGCGATATTAAAGTGGTGTTTGTCGGGCCCTGCCTCTCTAAAAAAGATGAAGCTGCCGATCCGCTTGCAGGCGGCTTGGTAAATCAAGCGCTTACTTTTTCATCACTCGACCGCTGGCTCAGAGAAGAAAACATCACCCTCGGCACGATAGACCAAGATGCACTTGGTGTTAAAAACAGAAAGTCACGTCTGTATCCCAAACCGCGAGGCATCCTCGCTACCATCCCATCGGAGCAATTCGGCAAGTACCGGCCTATGGCAGTAGACGGTATTTTTCGTTGTATTGAGTTGTTTGATGCCATGAAAAACGGCGAGTTGGAAAACGTATTTGTCGAGGCAAATATTTGTGCGGGCAGCTGCCTCGGCGGCCCGATTATGAGGATGGGCGGAAAGCGCTCTATGCTGCTGGAAGAACGTATTACCGACCGCCCCCTCAGCCATGATGACATCTGTGCGCCCACTGCGGCAACACAGTTTCCTCATCCGCGTGTGTTCGCAAACCGTGCAGACAAAGCTCCCATTCCCAGCGAGGAGGACATCAAAAAAATTCTTGCCCGCATCGGCAAATATACCCCCGAGCAAGAACTCAACTGCGGCAGCTGCGGATACCCCAACTGCCGTGCCAAGGCAATTGCGGTGTATCAGGGCAAAGCGGATATTAATATGTGCTTGCCTTTCTTCCGTGAGCGAGCCGAAAATATGAGCAACATGGTAATGGAACATTCCCCCAACGCAATCATTGCTTTTGACCACGAACTGCTAGTGCAAGAGCTCAACCCCAATGCCGAGGAAATGTTCCGCGTTTCACGTGCAGAGATTATGAATATGCCCATACCGGAGTTTTACGGCGAAACTGCTTTTGATGAAGCCAAAAAAACCGGCAAGGCGGTAAGCAAAAAGGCGCGGTTATTCAGTAACAACCACTCTGTGGAAGAAACTTATATTTATATACGAGAACATAATATGTATTTGGCATTTGTAAAGGATATTTCGGATGAAGAGAAGCGGCAGAATGAGCTTGCGCAATTGCGCGCCCATACCATTGATACCGCACAGCAGGTAATCGATAAGCAGATGCGTGTGGCACAAGAGATTGCAAGCCTGTTGGGTGAAACCACCGCCGAAACCAAAGTTGCCCTCACCAACTTAAAACGTTCCATGAGCGGCGAAGCAGGCAATACCCCCAGATAA
- a CDS encoding alpha/beta hydrolase, giving the protein MQRLWLTLTVGILAISLTACGGKASFNEKAIKQIAVQSVSEMAAGEYDKVHDRMSPSYAAKMPAENLKQAWDLVTFTAGAYAQQKGVEAEPKDGKAVVTVTSEYTSKEVVAKLTFNTHKQIENIWLSYGKVVEQPLANTEKFEEIRVEVGHTANKLSGKLTLPKGIEKPPVVVMVQGSGSTDMDETVGKAANKPFRDIAHGLAEQGIATIRFNKRYFTYPEEAENHVNSLTVEDEIMKDATGAIELAETDTRVDNSRIYLLGHSIGGMLAPKLAYDNQTVDGIISLAGSLRGMEDILFDQNLAVIQASDSSESEKLKQTKQLQRELERIKELTNADAKKSAKLFGQPASYWVSLNNAKGLLFVHDLTIPMLVLQGDADFQILVGKDFQSWRDALKNKENVTYWVYGGLNHLFMPTAGAKDITDYNVPGHVEQKVIDDIANWVHTH; this is encoded by the coding sequence ATGCAAAGACTTTGGCTGACCCTAACAGTGGGGATATTGGCGATAAGTTTGACTGCTTGCGGCGGTAAAGCAAGTTTTAACGAAAAGGCAATCAAGCAAATTGCAGTACAGAGTGTAAGTGAGATGGCAGCGGGTGAATACGACAAGGTACATGATAGGATGAGCCCGAGCTATGCCGCGAAAATGCCTGCCGAAAATTTAAAACAAGCATGGGACTTGGTAACCTTTACAGCGGGCGCTTATGCACAGCAGAAAGGGGTTGAGGCAGAGCCCAAGGACGGCAAAGCGGTTGTTACCGTCACCAGTGAGTATACTTCAAAAGAAGTGGTTGCCAAACTTACATTTAACACCCATAAACAGATTGAGAATATATGGCTCTCGTACGGCAAGGTTGTTGAACAGCCGCTTGCCAATACCGAAAAGTTTGAAGAAATCAGGGTTGAGGTAGGGCATACTGCAAACAAACTAAGCGGAAAATTAACGCTGCCCAAGGGGATAGAAAAGCCGCCGGTTGTGGTTATGGTGCAGGGAAGCGGTTCTACCGACATGGACGAAACGGTTGGCAAGGCTGCGAATAAACCGTTTCGCGATATTGCCCATGGGCTGGCTGAGCAGGGGATTGCAACAATCCGCTTCAATAAACGTTATTTTACCTATCCAGAAGAAGCGGAGAATCATGTAAATTCACTTACCGTTGAAGATGAAATCATGAAAGATGCGACCGGCGCAATTGAGCTTGCAGAAACCGATACAAGAGTGGATAACAGCCGTATTTATCTTTTAGGGCACAGCATAGGCGGAATGCTTGCACCAAAGCTTGCCTACGATAACCAAACGGTTGACGGAATTATTTCTTTGGCGGGCAGCCTGCGCGGGATGGAGGATATTTTATTCGACCAAAACCTTGCTGTGATACAAGCAAGTGATAGTAGCGAAAGTGAAAAGCTGAAACAAACAAAGCAATTGCAAAGAGAATTGGAAAGAATTAAAGAGCTTACCAATGCAGATGCCAAAAAATCTGCAAAGTTATTTGGACAGCCGGCTTCGTACTGGGTGAGCCTGAACAATGCAAAAGGGCTTTTGTTTGTGCACGACCTTACCATACCTATGTTGGTACTGCAAGGGGATGCGGATTTTCAAATCTTGGTGGGCAAAGATTTTCAATCATGGCGTGATGCGCTGAAAAATAAAGAGAATGTAACCTACTGGGTATATGGCGGGCTGAACCACTTGTTTATGCCCACAGCCGGTGCAAAAGATATTACAGACTACAATGTACCCGGTCATGTCGAGCAAAAGGTAATTGATGATATTGCAAACTGGGTTCACACTCATTAG
- a CDS encoding NAD(P)H-dependent oxidoreductase subunit E: MKKLNVEVCVCTECVMKGAMDLIESIESLKKLKVQLRFNTQIQIEMNKCLGEAKHGLQSPLVKINDELVEKADSETVMAKIIALASQDIKSI; this comes from the coding sequence ATGAAAAAGCTGAACGTGGAAGTGTGTGTGTGCACCGAGTGTGTAATGAAAGGCGCAATGGACCTGATTGAGTCGATTGAGAGCCTCAAAAAACTCAAGGTACAGCTTCGGTTTAACACGCAAATCCAAATCGAAATGAACAAATGTCTGGGCGAAGCAAAACATGGGTTGCAATCTCCGCTTGTAAAAATAAACGATGAGTTGGTTGAAAAAGCGGACAGCGAAACGGTAATGGCAAAAATTATCGCACTCGCATCGCAGGACATAAAATCAATCTAG
- a CDS encoding 4Fe-4S dicluster domain-containing protein, which produces MRGIYTPVTKIRRQVFAEVARMAYEGGDYSRIVEIPFKIIPGEVPTYRDSVFVERAIVGERLRLAIGLPLYPADNPAPISRGVEESAIAKKVYDPPLINVIPFACNKCEETSYLVTNNCRGCLAHPCISVCPVKAISMVNGRSVIDKTKCVKCGRCKETCPYEAIVRYDRPCSAACGVDAIESDHLGRAKINYEKCVSCGMCLVSCPFGAIADKSQIFQLIHAIKEGDEVIGAIAPAFVGQFGPLATPDKVKEAIKRLGFADVVEVAIGADIGAVEEAKHYVHKVVSGEEPFLATSCCPSWSVMAKNKFPEIAPYVSDALTPMVATARIIKKDRPNAKIVFIGPCAAKKLEASRRTVRSDVDFVITFEELMGMFVAKGIEFGEMEKVEKFDDATAAGRGYSVAGGVADAIAACVKEMYPDVEMQVDRAEGLKNCAKMLMLAKAGKRDGYLMEGMACPGGCVGGAGTLMPLNKAMAAVKSFQNEAAEKIATKNPLLEQENK; this is translated from the coding sequence ATGAGGGGAATTTATACACCTGTTACAAAAATACGCAGACAGGTTTTTGCTGAGGTTGCGCGAATGGCGTACGAAGGTGGGGACTATTCGAGAATTGTCGAGATCCCTTTTAAAATTATACCGGGAGAAGTGCCCACCTACCGTGACAGTGTGTTTGTGGAACGTGCAATTGTAGGAGAACGCCTGCGTCTTGCCATTGGTTTACCGCTGTACCCAGCCGATAATCCGGCGCCTATTTCACGCGGTGTTGAAGAAAGTGCCATTGCAAAAAAAGTATACGACCCGCCACTGATTAACGTAATACCGTTTGCCTGCAATAAATGCGAAGAAACATCTTATCTTGTCACCAATAACTGCCGCGGATGCCTTGCACATCCGTGTATTTCGGTTTGCCCTGTCAAGGCAATTTCTATGGTGAACGGAAGATCGGTTATCGACAAAACCAAATGTGTAAAATGCGGCCGATGCAAAGAAACCTGCCCTTACGAGGCGATTGTAAGATATGACCGCCCGTGTTCTGCCGCCTGCGGTGTGGATGCAATAGAAAGTGACCATCTTGGCAGAGCAAAAATCAACTACGAAAAATGCGTATCTTGCGGTATGTGTTTGGTGAGCTGCCCGTTTGGTGCCATTGCAGATAAATCACAAATATTCCAGTTGATTCATGCAATCAAAGAAGGCGACGAAGTAATCGGTGCCATTGCACCTGCATTTGTAGGGCAGTTTGGCCCGCTTGCTACCCCCGATAAGGTAAAAGAGGCAATTAAACGCCTTGGCTTCGCCGATGTGGTTGAAGTTGCAATCGGTGCAGACATCGGTGCGGTAGAAGAGGCCAAGCATTATGTGCACAAGGTTGTCAGCGGTGAAGAGCCGTTTCTTGCAACCTCTTGCTGCCCTTCGTGGTCGGTGATGGCGAAGAACAAATTCCCCGAAATTGCACCTTATGTATCGGATGCGCTTACCCCAATGGTTGCCACTGCGCGTATCATTAAAAAAGACCGCCCCAATGCAAAAATTGTTTTTATCGGCCCATGTGCAGCAAAGAAGCTCGAAGCTTCGAGAAGGACTGTGCGCAGTGATGTGGATTTTGTCATCACTTTTGAAGAACTGATGGGCATGTTTGTTGCAAAAGGCATTGAATTTGGCGAAATGGAGAAAGTCGAAAAATTCGATGATGCCACCGCTGCCGGACGCGGTTACAGCGTTGCAGGTGGTGTTGCAGATGCCATTGCCGCATGTGTAAAAGAGATGTACCCCGATGTGGAGATGCAAGTAGACCGTGCCGAAGGGCTGAAAAACTGTGCTAAAATGTTGATGCTTGCAAAAGCGGGCAAACGCGATGGCTACCTGATGGAAGGTATGGCTTGCCCGGGTGGCTGTGTGGGCGGTGCAGGTACACTGATGCCGCTGAATAAAGCAATGGCTGCCGTAAAAAGCTTCCAGAACGAAGCAGCCGAAAAAATTGCTACCAAAAACCCGTTACTGGAACAAGAAAATAAATAA
- a CDS encoding ABC transporter ATP-binding protein has translation MKLSLHNVSFAYGEKQILYNVNLSLAAGDKIALMGASGTGKTTLLRLMAGLNKPDSGTVEGIPPQGVSMVFQENRLLPHLTVLDNLALVAPHKSTVELVTLLADVGLGGEEKSYPKALSGGMKRRVAIARAIAFGSPLVLLDEPFSGLDEGTRRQTAAFLIRHTAESIVVAVTHDPQEAQLLGARIVTLDSLRK, from the coding sequence ATGAAACTAAGCCTTCACAATGTCAGCTTCGCCTACGGCGAAAAACAAATTTTATATAATGTAAATTTGTCCCTCGCAGCAGGCGATAAAATTGCATTGATGGGTGCTTCGGGTACAGGCAAAACCACTTTGCTGCGTTTGATGGCGGGGCTGAACAAGCCCGATTCGGGTACGGTGGAGGGCATCCCCCCGCAAGGTGTTTCGATGGTGTTTCAAGAAAACCGCCTGCTGCCGCACCTTACCGTACTGGATAACCTCGCGCTTGTTGCACCCCATAAATCCACCGTAGAGTTGGTAACATTGCTTGCCGATGTAGGGCTTGGCGGTGAAGAAAAAAGTTACCCCAAAGCATTGAGCGGCGGTATGAAACGGCGTGTGGCAATTGCCCGTGCCATTGCGTTTGGCAGCCCGCTTGTTTTGCTGGATGAACCGTTTTCAGGGCTTGACGAAGGAACCCGCCGCCAAACTGCTGCGTTTTTAATACGGCACACCGCCGAAAGCATTGTTGTTGCAGTAACGCACGACCCGCAGGAGGCACAACTGCTCGGCGCACGCATCGTTACACTGGATTCTCTGCGAAAATAA